Below is a window of Desmonostoc muscorum LEGE 12446 DNA.
TCTGCTAAGGGGCCAAAGGTCGCTCAATTGCAGCAGAAGGTAAGTCAAATCGAAGCTTTTATCCAAGCTTTGGCTAAGGATTCGCCCAGTGACAATGATGAAAATGTTCGAGGGGCTTTTCAGCTCCAGCGAGAACAACTTGCGGACATCGATCGGCAAATGCAGCACGCAAAAGGTCTAACTACACTTTTGGAGGTTACAGTCACCGCCCTTCGAGATGTTCTCAACGCCGATCGCGTCCTGATTTATCGTTTTGAGGAAGATAATCGCAGTCGAGCGATCGCTGAAGCTATACAAGCGGGTTGGACATCCCTGCTCAACCAATCCCTACCGATAAATTTGTTTGTTAATAAACCCGATGTTGGTGACGGACAAAACTTACTCAACAACCTAACTGAAGTATTAGAACTAACTCCCCGCCAACAGCAATTTTGGCAACGCTTTCAGGTGCAAGCTAGCCTCTGCTTACCCTTGATTGTCAAACAACAGCCTTGGGGTTTGTTAGTTATTCATCATTGCCTTCAACCTCGACAATGGCAGGAAGCAGAGCGCAGTTTGCTACAACAAGTAGGAATGATGTTGACAATTAACTTGCGCTGGGCTGAAATAGTAGCTCCACCTGCTAAACAGCTTGAATCCCTTGAACGCTCACAGTTACTAGCGCCATTTCAGCAGGTGAGCCAGGCTGTACAAGCAGGAGCAAGAATCGCCGAGCTTGCCGGCGAGCATTTAATGTCTATTCAAGATACTGTTGCTATTACTAATAAACAGCTGGAATACCTTGGTGAATTTTGCCAGCAAGCTTCTGACTTTATTCGCCTTGTGGAAGGTTTGAGTACCAAAATTCAGGTTTTGTCCCTGAATACAGCTATTGAAGCAACAAAAGCTAGTGAGCAGGAACGAGGTTTGCTAGCTGCTGCCGAACAGGTGGAAATTCTCGCTCGTCAAGCGCGCGACAGCACCCTAAATATAGAGGAATGGTTCCAGGAACTAAAGGTGGCAGCAGCAGACGTTGCTTCTGCTATCGAACCGTGCGATCGCCAAATCAACGCTGGGCTGGAGTCAATCGCGCAAATCCACGAGCAATTCAGAGCGATCGCCGACATCGCTGCTTGTACCCTCAAATCAATGTCGAAGCCATAGAATTGTCACAAACCCCATAGAAACTGAGAGTTGTTTTCATGAGTACCGATTTTGTCCCCCAACCGCAGAACGACGATCGCTTTCTAGAAGAAGCGATCGATCTGTTACTGTTCTTGGAGCAGGAGTTGCCTAACTATACAAAAGACAGTAACCCTGGTACAGCTTTGGCTCTCATGGAAGCTGCTCGCTCTCTGCATTCCATTGCCATAGCAGCCGAGCTAGATGCCATTGCCATAGTTGCGGCTGCACTAGAAGAGATTTTTCAGCTGCTGCATCAGTATCGGGCAACAGTCAACGCCCCAATCGCCTCCCTGTTGTCGGAAGGATTAGATTGCCTACAGATGCTATTGATGGCATTTTTAACAGGCTCGCAAATTGACGAAGTAGAAATTCTAGAGCGGATGTCTGCTATTGTTGCTCGTCTACAAGCAGAGTTTGGCGATTCCCAGGAAACAAATCTTGAGACATCGATAGAGCAACCGCACGAATCTGAAAAAGCAGGGGAGCAGGGAGTAGGGAGCAGGGGAGAAAAACCACCCATAAAGGGTGGGGCTTCTACCATTGGAGAAAAGGAGCAGAGGGGCTTTTGCCCACAAGGGGGAGCCACTCATGTGGGCGGGTTTCCCGACTTGAGTGAAGTGGCATCAGGGTTTGTACCTTTTCCCCTGCCCCCTGCCTCTTGTGAAACTACCCCCCAGTCTGGCAGCCTTGTTCACGTAGATACCGAGCAGCTTCCCATCAATGTAGGGGAACTAGCAAACGCGAAGGAGTATGGGGAAGAAGATTTTCATCCTTGGTTGGGGGATTTTTCCCTGCCTACTGAAGCATCCCTAGTTAAATCTGTTGGCGATCGCCATCCGCTCTCTTTGCAAGAATCCATTTCTACCATTCTTGCAACAAGTATTCCAGCCGCTACACCCATCAATATTAAGCATCTCCAACAACTAAAGGTGCTAGTTGCAACATTATTAACTACATATAATCAGCAAGCCTGTCAAGAAGAAGAACAACAACATACCATCGGGCGGTTGCTCCGACAAGTTAAACGATTACAACACCTGCTGGATAATCTACAGGAATGGTCAGGACGTTTAGCAGCAATTTCAGATACCCTTTCTCCTCTAGCTGCTTCTCGCTCTCAGCAATTATACAGTACTCTGCAATCTGTTTTGGCTGAAGCGTCTCAAGTGGCATCAACTGTTCATTCGCTGAATAACAATCATCATCAACTCAAACAAGAACTCATACAGCAAGAAAAGTTACTTAACCATTCTTCCAATTTAGTCAAAAAAGTTACAACTATTCCTTTAAAAGTAGCCTTAGAATCCTTGCATCGGCTTTGGTCTCAGTTACAAGCTCTACAAGATAAGTCTGCTAAACTACATTTACAAATTAGCGATATCCAAGTTGATCGGGCATTTAGCGATCGCCTCCATGCTCTCCTGTTACATATAAGTTGCTATTTACTAGAGCAAAGTATTGAGTCTGGCCAAACACGCCAACACCTTGGTAAAAATAGCAACGGTATTATTGAAATTCAAGTTTATCAGCAAGGAAATCAACTGATTATTGATGGCTGTGATGATGGTGCAGGGCTTAACTTATCTCAAATCTATCAACAAGCTTCAGCCCAAGGACTCGATCTGACAAAACCAGGGGATATTTTACAAGAACTGGTACTTGAACCAGAGGTTTCATCTGTTTTATGCGATCGTGCTGCCTTAGAGTTAGGAGTAGAATTAACTGAAGTTTGCAAGCAATTAACAGCTATTCAGGGAAGAATAGTATTGAAGTCTAAAGCTGGACATGGTACAGCCTTCTCACTCCAAATTCCCCTCGATCAAAAAATTGCTCAACTTATCGTCTGTCAAGCTAACTCCAGAGTCTATGGATTTATTGCCGATTCTGTAGAGCAGATTTGTCTATCGCAGTCCGAACAAATTATCCAAACTCAAGCGGGACGTATGTTATTTTTGCAGTCTTCTGGCAGATCCAGTGGCTTCCTTGGTTGTACTGATGAGCATGTAACAACAGAAATGCTCGTCCCTATCCACTTATTGACTGATGTGCTGATTTTTCCTAACCAGCTTCCCACTTCAGTTACCACTTACAGCACAGATACACTAAATGCTTTCAAGCAGGATAAGCCTTTATTAGTATTTAGTTACTTAGACAAACGATGTGCTTTAGAAGTAGATTGTATCATCGGCAAGCAATCCGCTGCGATCCATCCTCTGGGGGAAGCAATCCCTATTCCTGCTTATATCCAAGGAACTAGCATTCTTGCCAATGGCCAACTTAGCCTGGTTTTGGATGGTCAGCTTCTCACAAAATCTCTAACTTGAACTCAATACCTGCCATAGCTTTTTCCATCTGAGATTGCAAAGCTTTCAAGGATATATCAAAACTCGAAGACTTCGGGCGACATTAAGCCGTCAACTACTTTGGTGACGGCACCGGTCATTGTGATTATAAAATCATTACTAATAGCGATCGCAATTTGTCCCCCTGGCATATGAACTGCGATGTGTGAATCACACAAGTTCAATTTGTGAGCAACAGCGGCGGCTGCACTGCTACTACTGCCAGATGCTAAGGTGTAACCTGCTCCTCTTTCCCAAATCTCAATTTGAATATTTTGGCGATCTTTAACTTTCATAAACTGAACGTTGGTACGGTTGGGAAAGTAAGGATGAACCTCTAGCAAACAACCATACTGCTTGGCAATTTCGGGTGTGACTTCAGGTAACTGGATAATGCAGTGTGGATTTCCAATGGTGGCTGCACAAAAGCTAAAGGTTTGGTCGGCAACTGTAATACTTTCCGTGAGAACTTCTCTGGAGTGTCCTGTCACGGGAATTTTTTCACTTTGGAAGCTCACACGACCCATTTCTACTTCAACACTTTTACCCGACTGAGCTACCCGCGCTTTGACTCGTCCGCCAAGGGTGTCAATATCAAATTCTTCTTGTTGAACAAGCTGGTTATCCCACAAATAGCGAGAAAAGATTCTCAACCCGTTACCGCTCTTTTCTGCCTCACTACCATCTGGGTTAAAAATTCGCAATCCAAATCTGGCATTATTGGATGGTAAAGGACCAAACAAAATGCCGTCTGAGCCAATTCCAAAGTTTCGATGACAAATTCGCTCAATTTTTTCTGGGGTTAATTCAAATGCTAAGTCTTGAGGAGAAATAACTAAATAATCGTTTCCGAGAGCGTGATACTTGGAGTATTTCACTTGAGCAAACATACCAGATATTTGAAAAAATAGATGTTTTTGGGAAATTAAAGTATTTTTAGATTTCCTAAATTTAGGTTACTAATTTTTGAAAAACCTTAAGATTTATATTATTTTACCAGATAAATAATTCTATCCATTTTTTTATAGACAACTACTCATAAAATGGATATGGAGCTTTCTGTATTATTTATGTAATATATTGAAGTAGTGAGTCAAAATTTAGAATTCAGCAATTTTTAAGTTAGCAGCTTTAAAGCCACCTATTGATAGGCCTTTATCGGCTTTTTTTAGGGTTGATACTTTTCGTAGCCAGTTTTAAGAGTATTATATTTTACCAAACTACCAGTGCATATCATTAACGAAATATTATGCTGTTTAGTCTAAACAACTTGCCCTATTGGATTTTTCTGGGGATGGGGGTCTTGCTGTTCTTGTTTATGATAATTTCCGGCGGCGGAGGGGAAGATTTTGATATTGATGCAGATGTAGATGCAGATGTAGACGCAGATAGCAATAGTGAATTAGGCTTTGGGCAATTCCTGGGATGGGTTGGGATTGGGAAAGCTCCATTGATATTGTTACTGGCTACAGATTTGAGTTTGTGGGGCGTTTTGGGCTGGATGTTGAATGTTTGGTTTGGTGGAGTTGCCAATAATAATATTGTGAGTTTTATTGGGAGCGTTATATTATTTGGCTCACTGATGATTAGCTTATTATTGGGGGGATTGATAGCGCAACCAATTGGCAAAATATTTGCTGAGTTTGGGGAAGATGTGAGTAGCGATCGCTTAATAGGTTGTATTGGAATCGTAACATCTGCTTATGTTCCAACTGAAAATCAAGGCAGAATTGGACAAGTAGATGTCCTAGATGCAAAACGTAATCTTTTGACAGTTAGTGCTGTTCTCCCAGACTGGGCAACTATTGCACCCCAACGTGGAGAAAGAGTTTTAATTATTGAACACAAAGCACAAATTTACGTAGTTATTGCTAAAGATAGTGCCGATGAAGAACACTGGTTAACTAATTCATCTCGTAGAGATTCAAATTCTTAAGAGGAAAAGAATATGCTTTTTTGGTTGACTTTTATCCAGTCTTTACCGAGTGTCAAAATAGCTGAAGTTCCACAGATTGAGTTACAACAAAAAAAACAAATAACATTAATTGACCAAACACTCCCAGTAAAAATTATGCCTAATTTTGCTCAAGTTAATGGTGGATTAGTATTTCCAGTGGTGATTGCTGGCTTAGTTTTATTACTACTATTCAGCCTGTTTGCTTATACGCGGGTTTATGTAGTCACACCCAACAACGAAGCTTTTGTAAGAACTGGGGGTCTTTTTATTAAAAAGAAAGCGGTTATTCTTTATGGTGGTTGTATTGTTTTACCCGGATTCCATCAGCTGACACGCGTACCTCTGCGAGAAATTTCCATTGATGTGGAACGTACTGGCAAACTTGCAGTCCGGACTAAAGATTACTTACGAGCAGATATCCGCGTGACTTTTTATGTATGTATTAATGCCTCTGAAGAAGATGTTTTGACAGCAGCGGCTAGATTATCCCAAAATGGTACTAAAATTACTCCGGAAGATATCAAAAATGCTTTAGAAAAAAGAGCAGATGATGCAATTAGGGCGGCAGCTAAAACCAAGGATTTAGCAGAAATTGATTCTGATAAATTAGGATTTGCTCAGGAAGTGCTGAACTTAGTTGGGACGGATTTGAAAAAAGTCGGCTTAACTTTAAATAACATTGCTATTTCCGAAATCTTAGAAAGTGTTACCTATGATCCAGATAACTTTTTTGATGCCCAAGGCGTGCGCTTGCGAACCGAAATTATTCAGCGATCCATTCAACAAAAACGCGAAGTTGAGTTAGCAGCACAAGTGACAATTGAGCAAAAAGAATTGGATGCCCAAAAGCGATCGCTACAAATTGCCCAAGAACAAGAAAGTGCTAAACTAGAGCAAAAATTGCAAGTAGAAGCACTAAAAGCCCAGCGAGAACGGGAAATTCAAGAATCCAAAGATCGGGAAGCTGCAACAGTACGCCGAACTAAAATTTTGCAGGAAAAATCAGTTGAAGAAGAAGAAATCCGCAAAAAATTATCGGTGCAACAAAGCCAAATTGAAGCTGATATTTCTCTAGAAGAACGGAATAAGCAGCTAAAGGTAGTACAAGCGCTGCAAAAACAGGAATCTGAACTAGCAGAGATTACACGTCAACAAAGTGTAGAATCCGGAAAACTACAAGCACAAGTGCAGATAGCTGAGTCAGAACGGCTGGCAAAACTAGCTCAAGAAGATGTGGCGATCGCCATTGCGAATAAAAAACGCGAAAGCTTTGTTGCACAAGCAGAACAAGCCAAAGCCGAGGAATCAGTGAAGACAGCTAGTGAAGTGGAAAAAGCCGAACGCAACAAACGCCTATCAACTATTGCCGCCGAACGTGAAGCGCAAGAACGGAGTATTGGCGATCGCAACGTTGTGGAAATTGATGCTTTCCGCCGCCGTCGTCAAGCCGAAATTGCCCAAGAAGCAGCAGAATTAGAAGCAGAAGCAATTCGCACCCTAGCAGTAGCTAACCGCGATCAAGTTTTAGCAGAAGCCGAAGGTATTAGAGCAAAAATTTCTGCTGAAAATTCTATCAGCAACGCCAATCTCACTGCCAAAATTATTACAACTATTTGGCCAGAATTAGCCGACAAACTACCAGAAATTGTCACGGCTTTAGCACCGCAGCCCGGAGTTTTAGGAGATACTCGCATTTATTCATTCCCTGGTGCAAATGGCAGCAACGGCAGTCAAGATATTAACAAATTGCTACTATCTACTAGTGGACTTTCCTTAATAAATACCTTACTTGACGAAGGTAAATTAGGCGAAATAATCGGTCAAATCAGTCAGCTAGTGCGTGGCAATAATCAAGTAATAACTGGCACATCAAGCCAAGTTTCTTTAGAAACTCTCCCAACACCAACTGTTATCGAAAACAAGACGGAAACCGATTAAAATAATTCGTAATTCAGTTTTATTCCGAAGTCACCCCACCCCGGCTTTGCTGACACAAAACCTCCCCTCCCCGAAGTTCGGGTAGGGGATTGAGGGGTTATAACCTTTGTGGGATAACTGTTTGAGCTTAAGTTGACCCCACAGATTAAGGGACTTCCAACTAAAAAATATCCCAGTGGGATTAGGGACATCCAAGAATTAAATTAATCAATTCCTGTATCCAACACTAGTATGCAATTTCTTCTCCCCCTGCCTCCCCTGCTCCCCCTGCTCCCCCTGCTCACCCAAGGGATTGATTATTTTTTTATTTGGTAGTCCCTTATCCCACCACCTTCTGAACACCAACTAGTTCTACCTGCTGTGTCTCTGGCAACAAACGCTTCACGCCTTGCTTAACAAAATTTTGCAAAAAGCCAATTTGCTGATTTTGTTGAAACACCTTTTGCAAAGTTTGCCGCAACTTCTCCAAATTTAAACCAGTCCCAGAATCTATCGCTATTTCTTGCTGCTGGAAATATTCAACTAGACTTAATCCTGCTACTCTGGTCAGATAAGCTGCACTTACTCCCTGCACCAAGCCACCAGCAACAAAGGTAACGGCATTACTTTTGAGAACAGTACTAATAGCCTTCGTAGAAAGTTCCACTAAACCGAGTTTCAGCATCAAACTTCCCATTGTTCCGGCTACAGTTTGCGCCTGTTCCAGGGAAAATTTCTGCTGATAGATATTACCCAAATCCATTACCATCTGAGCATTAATGGCCGCAGTCGCCAGAATATCAAGGGCTGGTACTGGGTTAGCAAAGGCAGCAGCAGCAGCTATCCACTGATATTGTTCAATAATTGGGGTGGCGCGATCGCATCTGATTCCATTCAGGCAGTTTTTCGCCTCAGCTTTCAACAACTCGGCTTTCCTCATGGTAGTTATCCAAACTAGCCGTTGTTTTTGCTGTGCTAAAGTTTCACCCAACTGCTGGGTTAACTGCTGGATATCTGGTGCTGGTTGTTCCATCCACTCTTGCACAGAACCATCAGCCTCATGCTTTCGTACTTTGACGGGGATGGGAGAGGCCGCAGTTGCAACTACATTTCCTTGCACCCGCTGTTTCAATTGACTAAAAACACTACCACGTTCATCGGCTAAATACTGGTCTTGTTTATTAAAAACCAGCATTGTAGCCTGATTTGCTGCTTTTAGCTGCTGTAAGGTTTGAAATTCTGAGTCTGTCAAATCACCGTTTGTCAAGAACAGCACAAAATCAGATTTTGCTACTTCTGCCAAAACAGATGCATCGGAATTCTCACCTGCTTCTCTAAACAAAGGTGCTGTTTCTTGTAGAGACACAAAATTTCCTGCCTCTAGATTTTGCTCTAGCACTTGAATTAAAGTGCTTTTACCGACGGATTTTCCACCAGTCACAGCCACTTTAATTTCTTGCCTGTCTAATTCCAACGACAATTGGGCAAGTTGTTCTCTGAGTGTCTCTAGTGCCAGATGGTTTTCTGCTTCTTGTGCCAGTTGGTTAATTACAACTTCAGCAATAGAAATCGCCCTTTCCACAGTCGCCCGATCTACAAGCATACTATCTAGCTGCTCTAAACCGTCTTTCGGGCGATTTTGTTGGAATAACCACAAACCACCACCAACAGCTAAGGCACTGAACAAACCAAACTCACCCACCTGCACTATAGAATCGTGCCAACTTTGTAACATCCACAGAGAAAAGGACAGTCCCAATCCTCCCACTAAAATTGGTCGCTGCAACTTCACAACCATGACTCTCCGCGCCTTTTAGATGGCTATTTATTCCAGAATAGATTAAAATCCTGCTTCTTGGAATTGAACAGGCGATCGAACACAATTTTCTTTACTTACAGATGCTTGTGAGATTAACTCCCAAGCATCCCGATATTGTGCGGAACGAGGTTTACGCTGTCGTTTTTCAGCCTCAACAAGGTGTACTTCGCTTCCATAACCTATGAACACATCTACAGGAAAAACATAGAATAGGTCAAGTTTTTCTATATATGCCAGGGCAAAATCAAAGTCTGATAGCTGATATGCTTCTCGAACCATCAGCCGCCGATTTGTTTTGGTGCGGCGATTATCTACAACGTAATTGCCAGAAGGCTGATCGAACCACGCGTATTTGACTTGGATTTTTATTACAGTTCCCTCTACATCAAATGCCAGATCGTAAGGTAACCTATCACCAAAAGGTTTTAAAATTCCCCAACCAAGCTTTAAAGCATGAAGAACAGCAGCTTGTTCTGCTATGTCTCCTCTAAGCTTTGTGTCCATTACTGAGATCAATATGAAGTAGCTGACAATCAGCATAAAACAAAACCCTGTTTTCTTAAAAGATCACAGGGTTTTGTTTTATGTTTGATTTGGTGGCGGGAAGTGGATTTGAACCACTGACCTTCGGGTTATGCTTACCAACTACAACTTTCGTTGCCCAGATTAACTGGTTTGTGGTCTGGACTGTCCCTTCACCCTCAGCATTACTGTTAGGGTGTCTGCCTTCCAGTCTCTACACCTTCTCCATTTCTGGAGCTTGGTTCGGGATTACCGCGCTATTGGCTTCCCCGAGTTTGACAGATAAACGCACATAAGTTTCTTTACGTGCCGCCCACAGCAAACTTAACTAATAAGCGTCTAGTTAATTTTGCCCGTTGAGCCCGACGAGCTACCAGGCTGCTCTATCCCGCGTCGCTCTTGACTTTTCTAGCATAACTCAAAGTCAAGAGTTTGGCAACTACAAAAACGATAATTCTCCAATTACTTCTAAACGCTTGTATTTTCCTAAGGTGACAAACTTTTCACAGAGGCTTTCGGCGGCGCTGGGACTAATCCAACCCATTTGTTGGAGTAAGTGGATAGCAACGGCATGTTTTGCCCGTTTTGCCCCATCCATAACTTTAATTGCTAATCCCATGCCTTCACCGAGTCTACCAATGCACTGCACTCCTTCGGCACCAGATTTGCTGACCAGTTCCCCTGGAGTTAAACGCATCAGTTCCGTATCAAATTCTCCATCTCCTGCTACCATTGCTGGGTGATGAGTCATGGCACGGACAATGCGCTCCATATCCAAGTTGGTACTAGAAGCTAGCAGGGCGTATAAAGAGGCCATTTGACCGAGTTGCATCAAATAAGTCGGTGCGCCACAGTCATCATGGGCGCTGATAAATTCCTCTGCTGGCATTCGTAGCAATTCTGCTACTTTGGCCAAAATCAACTGCTGTATTGGGTGTTTCCGTTCCAAGTAGTTGTTTAAAGGCCAATGGCGTTGCTGACAAACAGCTAGCATCCCCGCATGTTTACCAGAGCAATTGTATTCCAGAGGACTGCGTTTGCCTTCAGGAATCGGACACTGGAGTATAGTGGGGTCAAGATCAGCCCGCCAAAGGATGTTAAATACCTGTCGGACTTGCTCTATTGTTCCTTTATGGGAACTTGTGATAATTGCTAAATCGCGATCGCTGAGGTCATAGCGTTCCAGTGTACCTGTAGTGGTGACTGCGAGTGCCTGAAATGGTTTGAGCGCTGAACGAATAAATGCAGCAGTTTCGGAGTTACCAGCGACGGTTAAAACCCGTCCGCGTTCGTCGCATACAACAGCCTGGACTATATGCTTGGATTCAATGATCCCTTCACGCAGCAACCGGACTTCCAGTGCTGTAGCTTGAGTTCGTTTTCCCATTGTCATGGGTTTATTTTTATCACTTTTTTATTATTTGTCATGAGTCATGAGTCATTAGTCATGAGTTATTAGTCATTTGTCCTTCGTCCTTTGTTTATTTACTAATGACCAATGCCCAATGCCCAATGCCCAATGCCCAATGCCCAATGACTAATGACGGTTTACAACAAATGCCAAACTATAGTACCAGTAACAAACATTCCCGCCAAGCCAGCAAAGGTAAATTGCAACCGCCGTAGGATAGGTTTAATTTCGTATGCCACAATCAAGCGATCGCGATTGAGGATTTCTTGTGGCTTTGTCCAAGTTTGACCGTCGTACCAGCCTGACTCTTCATAGAATACTGTGGGACTGCAAAGGCGATCGCACACGTAAAACCAGCCTAAATACAACCTTACCACTGCCAGCAGTACCCCCAGACTTGCCCCTGCTGCACCACAAAGAATAAAATGGGCAATATATTTCTGTGGGGGAAAACTTGCTGCTGCTACAGGCCCAGCTACGAGCCAAGATAAACCCCAAATCCAAACCATCTTCGTGATATAATCCCGCCAATGTAAAATGC
It encodes the following:
- a CDS encoding GAF domain-containing protein; the encoded protein is MTIATLDPNSETQPVENEIQIEEILANVAVIKAVFQSAKGPKVAQLQQKVSQIEAFIQALAKDSPSDNDENVRGAFQLQREQLADIDRQMQHAKGLTTLLEVTVTALRDVLNADRVLIYRFEEDNRSRAIAEAIQAGWTSLLNQSLPINLFVNKPDVGDGQNLLNNLTEVLELTPRQQQFWQRFQVQASLCLPLIVKQQPWGLLVIHHCLQPRQWQEAERSLLQQVGMMLTINLRWAEIVAPPAKQLESLERSQLLAPFQQVSQAVQAGARIAELAGEHLMSIQDTVAITNKQLEYLGEFCQQASDFIRLVEGLSTKIQVLSLNTAIEATKASEQERGLLAAAEQVEILARQARDSTLNIEEWFQELKVAAADVASAIEPCDRQINAGLESIAQIHEQFRAIADIAACTLKSMSKP
- a CDS encoding chemotaxis protein CheW, coding for MSTDFVPQPQNDDRFLEEAIDLLLFLEQELPNYTKDSNPGTALALMEAARSLHSIAIAAELDAIAIVAAALEEIFQLLHQYRATVNAPIASLLSEGLDCLQMLLMAFLTGSQIDEVEILERMSAIVARLQAEFGDSQETNLETSIEQPHESEKAGEQGVGSRGEKPPIKGGASTIGEKEQRGFCPQGGATHVGGFPDLSEVASGFVPFPLPPASCETTPQSGSLVHVDTEQLPINVGELANAKEYGEEDFHPWLGDFSLPTEASLVKSVGDRHPLSLQESISTILATSIPAATPINIKHLQQLKVLVATLLTTYNQQACQEEEQQHTIGRLLRQVKRLQHLLDNLQEWSGRLAAISDTLSPLAASRSQQLYSTLQSVLAEASQVASTVHSLNNNHHQLKQELIQQEKLLNHSSNLVKKVTTIPLKVALESLHRLWSQLQALQDKSAKLHLQISDIQVDRAFSDRLHALLLHISCYLLEQSIESGQTRQHLGKNSNGIIEIQVYQQGNQLIIDGCDDGAGLNLSQIYQQASAQGLDLTKPGDILQELVLEPEVSSVLCDRAALELGVELTEVCKQLTAIQGRIVLKSKAGHGTAFSLQIPLDQKIAQLIVCQANSRVYGFIADSVEQICLSQSEQIIQTQAGRMLFLQSSGRSSGFLGCTDEHVTTEMLVPIHLLTDVLIFPNQLPTSVTTYSTDTLNAFKQDKPLLVFSYLDKRCALEVDCIIGKQSAAIHPLGEAIPIPAYIQGTSILANGQLSLVLDGQLLTKSLT
- the dapF gene encoding diaminopimelate epimerase yields the protein MKYSKYHALGNDYLVISPQDLAFELTPEKIERICHRNFGIGSDGILFGPLPSNNARFGLRIFNPDGSEAEKSGNGLRIFSRYLWDNQLVQQEEFDIDTLGGRVKARVAQSGKSVEVEMGRVSFQSEKIPVTGHSREVLTESITVADQTFSFCAATIGNPHCIIQLPEVTPEIAKQYGCLLEVHPYFPNRTNVQFMKVKDRQNIQIEIWERGAGYTLASGSSSSAAAAVAHKLNLCDSHIAVHMPGGQIAIAISNDFIITMTGAVTKVVDGLMSPEVFEF
- a CDS encoding OB-fold-containig protein, with amino-acid sequence MLFSLNNLPYWIFLGMGVLLFLFMIISGGGGEDFDIDADVDADVDADSNSELGFGQFLGWVGIGKAPLILLLATDLSLWGVLGWMLNVWFGGVANNNIVSFIGSVILFGSLMISLLLGGLIAQPIGKIFAEFGEDVSSDRLIGCIGIVTSAYVPTENQGRIGQVDVLDAKRNLLTVSAVLPDWATIAPQRGERVLIIEHKAQIYVVIAKDSADEEHWLTNSSRRDSNS
- a CDS encoding flotillin family protein, with protein sequence MLFWLTFIQSLPSVKIAEVPQIELQQKKQITLIDQTLPVKIMPNFAQVNGGLVFPVVIAGLVLLLLFSLFAYTRVYVVTPNNEAFVRTGGLFIKKKAVILYGGCIVLPGFHQLTRVPLREISIDVERTGKLAVRTKDYLRADIRVTFYVCINASEEDVLTAAARLSQNGTKITPEDIKNALEKRADDAIRAAAKTKDLAEIDSDKLGFAQEVLNLVGTDLKKVGLTLNNIAISEILESVTYDPDNFFDAQGVRLRTEIIQRSIQQKREVELAAQVTIEQKELDAQKRSLQIAQEQESAKLEQKLQVEALKAQREREIQESKDREAATVRRTKILQEKSVEEEEIRKKLSVQQSQIEADISLEERNKQLKVVQALQKQESELAEITRQQSVESGKLQAQVQIAESERLAKLAQEDVAIAIANKKRESFVAQAEQAKAEESVKTASEVEKAERNKRLSTIAAEREAQERSIGDRNVVEIDAFRRRRQAEIAQEAAELEAEAIRTLAVANRDQVLAEAEGIRAKISAENSISNANLTAKIITTIWPELADKLPEIVTALAPQPGVLGDTRIYSFPGANGSNGSQDINKLLLSTSGLSLINTLLDEGKLGEIIGQISQLVRGNNQVITGTSSQVSLETLPTPTVIENKTETD
- a CDS encoding YcjF family protein — its product is MVVKLQRPILVGGLGLSFSLWMLQSWHDSIVQVGEFGLFSALAVGGGLWLFQQNRPKDGLEQLDSMLVDRATVERAISIAEVVINQLAQEAENHLALETLREQLAQLSLELDRQEIKVAVTGGKSVGKSTLIQVLEQNLEAGNFVSLQETAPLFREAGENSDASVLAEVAKSDFVLFLTNGDLTDSEFQTLQQLKAANQATMLVFNKQDQYLADERGSVFSQLKQRVQGNVVATAASPIPVKVRKHEADGSVQEWMEQPAPDIQQLTQQLGETLAQQKQRLVWITTMRKAELLKAEAKNCLNGIRCDRATPIIEQYQWIAAAAAFANPVPALDILATAAINAQMVMDLGNIYQQKFSLEQAQTVAGTMGSLMLKLGLVELSTKAISTVLKSNAVTFVAGGLVQGVSAAYLTRVAGLSLVEYFQQQEIAIDSGTGLNLEKLRQTLQKVFQQNQQIGFLQNFVKQGVKRLLPETQQVELVGVQKVVG
- a CDS encoding group I intron-associated PD-(D/E)XK endonuclease; the encoded protein is MDTKLRGDIAEQAAVLHALKLGWGILKPFGDRLPYDLAFDVEGTVIKIQVKYAWFDQPSGNYVVDNRRTKTNRRLMVREAYQLSDFDFALAYIEKLDLFYVFPVDVFIGYGSEVHLVEAEKRQRKPRSAQYRDAWELISQASVSKENCVRSPVQFQEAGF
- a CDS encoding asparaginase, yielding MTMGKRTQATALEVRLLREGIIESKHIVQAVVCDERGRVLTVAGNSETAAFIRSALKPFQALAVTTTGTLERYDLSDRDLAIITSSHKGTIEQVRQVFNILWRADLDPTILQCPIPEGKRSPLEYNCSGKHAGMLAVCQQRHWPLNNYLERKHPIQQLILAKVAELLRMPAEEFISAHDDCGAPTYLMQLGQMASLYALLASSTNLDMERIVRAMTHHPAMVAGDGEFDTELMRLTPGELVSKSGAEGVQCIGRLGEGMGLAIKVMDGAKRAKHAVAIHLLQQMGWISPSAAESLCEKFVTLGKYKRLEVIGELSFL
- a CDS encoding CGLD27 family protein; the protein is MIRSSVSNCPVPIDQQPLNEYEELKASWLFRDSILHWRDYITKMVWIWGLSWLVAGPVAAASFPPQKYIAHFILCGAAGASLGVLLAVVRLYLGWFYVCDRLCSPTVFYEESGWYDGQTWTKPQEILNRDRLIVAYEIKPILRRLQFTFAGLAGMFVTGTIVWHLL